One part of the Raphanus sativus cultivar WK10039 chromosome 7, ASM80110v3, whole genome shotgun sequence genome encodes these proteins:
- the LOC108815854 gene encoding FKBP12-interacting protein of 37 kDa isoform X1, translated as MEDDDFGGDFSATNAARASGSKRSFGDLEDDEDDIFGSKKGRTKAEEAAPGVATGMILSLRESLQNCKDDLASSQVLLLSIYFFTVSLYCIVSNNHLFWGQNELESAKAEILKWKSAFQNESFIPAGKSPEPRFLIDYIQNLKSSERSLKEQLEIAKRKEASYIVQYAKREQEMAELKSAVRDLKSQLKPASMQARRLLLDPAIHEEFSRLKNLVEEKDKRVKELQDSLTAFTFTPLSLKGKMLMEKCKTLQEENEEIGHQAAEGKIHELAMKLSMQKSQNAELRKQFEGLYKHMDELTNDVERSNETVIILQDKLEEKDKELERVKKGMEVVVSDVAEKKDDGGEDKDPKYSALQPTFNSIQFER; from the exons ATGGAAGACGACGATTTTGGCGGCGATTTCTCCGCTACTAACGCCGCCAGAGCTTCAG GTAGTAAAAGAAGTTTCGGTGATCTTGAAGACGATGAAGATGATATCTTCGGATCCAAAAAG GGTCGTACGAAAGCGGAGGAAGCTGCCCCTGGTGTTGCAACTGGGATGATCCTCTCACTCCGAGAGAg TCTTCAAAACTGTAAAGATGATCTTGCTTCATCTCAGGTATTACTCTTATCTATTTATTTCTTTACTGTTTCACTCTATTGTATTGTATCTAACAATCATCTGTTTTGGGGTCAGAATGAGCTAGAATCAGCAAAAGCAGAGATCCTCAAGTGGAAATCAGCGTTTCAGAACGAGTCTTTCATACCAGCTGGCAAATCTCCTG agCCTAGATTTTTGATTGACTacatccaaaatctaaaatcttcCGAGAGATCTTTGAAAGAACAG TTGGAAATTGCAAAGAGAAAAGAAGCTTCATACATTGTACAATATGCCAAACGGGAACAGGAAATGGCTGAGTTGAAG TCTGCTGTTCGCGATTTGAAATCTCAGCTCAAGCCGGCATCAATGCAG GCAAGGAGGCTGTTACTGGATCCAGCTATTCATGAAGAATTTTCACGTCTGAAG AATCTAGTTGAGGAAAAAGACAAGAGGGTCAAGGAACTACAGGATAGTCTTACAGCGTTTACATTTACCCCTCTGAGCTTAAAGGGCAAGATGCTTATGGAAAAGTGCAAAACCCTGCAAGAGGAAAACGAGGAGATTGGTCACCAAGCTGCCGAAGGAAAG ATTCATGAACTAGCAATGAAGCTATCAATGCAGAAGTCTCAGAACGCAGAACTTAGAAAGCAATTTGAAG GACTGTACAAACACATGGACGAACTAACTAACGATGTTGAGAGATCAAACGAAACGGTGATAATATTGCAAGACAAATTGGAAGAGAAAGACAAGGAGCTAGAGAGAGTAAAGAAAGGGATGGAGGTTGTTGTTTCTGATGTTGCTGAAAAGAAAGATGATGGTGGTGAAGATAAAGATCCAAAATACTCGGCTCTCCAACCGACGTTCAATTCTATACAATTTGAAAGATAA
- the LOC108814338 gene encoding uncharacterized protein LOC108814338, translating into MEGRRITANPRPCSGRRVVAAKKRPRPDGFVNSVKKLQRREISSRKDRAFSISTAQERFRNMRLVEQYDTHDPKGHCSVALPFLMKRTKVIEIVAARDIVFALTHSGVCAAFSRESNRRICFLNVSPDEVIRSLFYNKNNDSLITVSVYASDNFSSLKCRSTRIEYILRGQPDAGFALFESESLKWPGFVEFDDVNGKVLTYSAQDSVYKVFDLKNYTMLYSISDKHVQEIKISPGIMLLIFKRAPSHVPLKILSIEDGTVLKSFNHLLHRNKKVDFIEQFNEKLLVKQENENLQILDVRNADQMEVSRAEFMTPSAFIFLYENQLFLTFRNRNVSVWNFRGELVTSFEDHLLWHPDCNTNNIYITSDQDLIISYCKADTEDQWIEGNAGSINISNILTGKCLAKITPSSAPPKEDESSSTSLGDNSKQRINAVAEALEDITALFYDEERNEIYTGNRHGFVHVWSN; encoded by the exons ATGGAAGGAAGAAGGATTACAGCTAACCCTAGACCTTGCAGTGGAAGAAGAGTCGTCGCCGCTAAAAAGAGACCTCGTCCCGATGGGTTCGTCAACAGCGTCAAAAAGCTTCAGCGTAGAGAAATCTCATCTCGTAAAGATCGAGCTTTCTCCATCAGCACCGCCCAGGAGAGGTTCCGCAACATGCGTCTCGTC gagCAATACGATACTCACGATCCCAAGGGACATTGTTCAGTTGCATTACCGTTTCTGATGAAACGAACTAAAGTTATCGAGATTGTTGCTGCGAGAGACATTGTCTTTGCTCTTACCCACTCTGGTGTCTGTGCTGCTTTCAGTAGAG AGTCGAATCGAAGGATATGTTTCTTGAATGTTAGTCCTGATGAAGTCATACGGAGCTTGTTCTACAACAAGAACAATGATTCTCTCATCACTGTTTCTGTTTATGCTTCTGACAATTTCAGTTCTTTGAAATGCAGATCCACTAGGATTGA GTATATTCTGAGAGGTCAGCCAGATGCAGGGTTTGCTCTTTTTGAGTCTGAATCATTGAAGTGGCCTGGTTTTGTTGAGTTTGATGATGTCAATGGAAAGGTTCTTACCTATTCTGCGCAGGACAG TGTGTACAAGGTTTTTGATCTGAAAAACTATACCATGCTATATTCCATATCAGATAAACATGTCCAAGAGATTAAAATCAG TCCAGGGATAATGCTATTGATCTTCAAGAGAGCTCCAAGTCACGTTCCTTTGAAGATTCTATCGATAGAAGATGGCACAGTTCTCAAGTCCTTCAACCATTTGCTTCACCGAAACAAGAAAGTCGACTTCATTGAACAATTCAATGAGAAACTTCTCGTTAAGCAAGAGAATGAGaatctccaaattcttgac GTCAGAAACGCTGACCAAATGGAAGTTAGTAGAGCTGAGTTCATGACACCCTCTGCGTTCATATTTTTGTACGAGAACCAGCTGTTTCTAACGTTCAGGAACCGGAACGTATCTGTGTGGAACTTCCGCGGAGAGCTCGTGACGTCCTTCGAGGATCATCTTCTTTGGCATCCCGACTGTAACACAAACAACATCTACATAACAAGTGACCAAGATCTGATCATCTCATACTGCAAAGCAGATACAGAAGATCAATGGATAGAAGGAAATG CGGGATCGATCAATATCAGCAATATATTGACTGGGAAGTGCTTAGCTAAGATAACACCAAGCAGTGCACCACCAAAAGAAGATGAGAGCAGTAGCACTTCTTTGGGGGATAACTCGAAGCAAAGAATAAACGCTGTCGCTGAAGCGTTGGAAGACATAACTGCTCTCTTCTATGATGAAGAACGCAATGAGATATACACAGGAAACAGACACGGCTTCGTTCATGTGTGGTCCAATTGA
- the LOC108815854 gene encoding FKBP12-interacting protein of 37 kDa isoform X2: MEDDDFGGDFSATNAARASGSKRSFGDLEDDEDDIFGSKKGRTKAEEAAPGVATGMILSLRESLQNCKDDLASSQNELESAKAEILKWKSAFQNESFIPAGKSPEPRFLIDYIQNLKSSERSLKEQLEIAKRKEASYIVQYAKREQEMAELKSAVRDLKSQLKPASMQARRLLLDPAIHEEFSRLKNLVEEKDKRVKELQDSLTAFTFTPLSLKGKMLMEKCKTLQEENEEIGHQAAEGKIHELAMKLSMQKSQNAELRKQFEGLYKHMDELTNDVERSNETVIILQDKLEEKDKELERVKKGMEVVVSDVAEKKDDGGEDKDPKYSALQPTFNSIQFER, encoded by the exons ATGGAAGACGACGATTTTGGCGGCGATTTCTCCGCTACTAACGCCGCCAGAGCTTCAG GTAGTAAAAGAAGTTTCGGTGATCTTGAAGACGATGAAGATGATATCTTCGGATCCAAAAAG GGTCGTACGAAAGCGGAGGAAGCTGCCCCTGGTGTTGCAACTGGGATGATCCTCTCACTCCGAGAGAg TCTTCAAAACTGTAAAGATGATCTTGCTTCATCTCAG AATGAGCTAGAATCAGCAAAAGCAGAGATCCTCAAGTGGAAATCAGCGTTTCAGAACGAGTCTTTCATACCAGCTGGCAAATCTCCTG agCCTAGATTTTTGATTGACTacatccaaaatctaaaatcttcCGAGAGATCTTTGAAAGAACAG TTGGAAATTGCAAAGAGAAAAGAAGCTTCATACATTGTACAATATGCCAAACGGGAACAGGAAATGGCTGAGTTGAAG TCTGCTGTTCGCGATTTGAAATCTCAGCTCAAGCCGGCATCAATGCAG GCAAGGAGGCTGTTACTGGATCCAGCTATTCATGAAGAATTTTCACGTCTGAAG AATCTAGTTGAGGAAAAAGACAAGAGGGTCAAGGAACTACAGGATAGTCTTACAGCGTTTACATTTACCCCTCTGAGCTTAAAGGGCAAGATGCTTATGGAAAAGTGCAAAACCCTGCAAGAGGAAAACGAGGAGATTGGTCACCAAGCTGCCGAAGGAAAG ATTCATGAACTAGCAATGAAGCTATCAATGCAGAAGTCTCAGAACGCAGAACTTAGAAAGCAATTTGAAG GACTGTACAAACACATGGACGAACTAACTAACGATGTTGAGAGATCAAACGAAACGGTGATAATATTGCAAGACAAATTGGAAGAGAAAGACAAGGAGCTAGAGAGAGTAAAGAAAGGGATGGAGGTTGTTGTTTCTGATGTTGCTGAAAAGAAAGATGATGGTGGTGAAGATAAAGATCCAAAATACTCGGCTCTCCAACCGACGTTCAATTCTATACAATTTGAAAGATAA